In Uranotaenia lowii strain MFRU-FL chromosome 2, ASM2978415v1, whole genome shotgun sequence, one genomic interval encodes:
- the LOC129743514 gene encoding putative polypeptide N-acetylgalactosaminyltransferase 9 produces MRSKNNVESSRIVLKRRLRVQVPLMSHSHLKTQLSDYFLDYPKVRIVRAEERLGLMRARLLGARSAVSEVLTFLDAHVECTEGWLEALLDPVARSWTTISIPTVDWIDEKDMRLRSEQAPKFYGAYDWDLNFGWWGRATRKVQPENTFEPFDVPAMSGGLFSITRSFFEHVGWYDEGFEIYGIENIELSMKSWMCGGKMVTVPCSRVAHIAKAGHPYMMQSPKDYVRANSLRLAEVWMDEYKQVIFDIYGIPKYPVDDAGEVCLRKEIRKKANCKSFKYYVQTAFPEMHSPAVKGWFRGEMKNKALGDNMCLHYNKEENFLGMRVCDHQERNQYWTHSYYRDINSRKNCLDYLGFGNGIQVFGCHRQRGNQGWENVNGTGQFRNIKHNKCLGLDVSANNTLMAEDCDAKKDSQMWLVKEITMDVSIFSP; encoded by the exons GAGTAAAAACAATGTAGAAAGTTCTCGAA TTGtgctgaagcggagattgcgggttcaagtcccgtTGATGAGCCATT CCCACCTGAAAACCCAACTGAGTGACTACTTCCTGGACTACCCCAAGGTGAGGATCGTTCGTGCCGAAGAACGCTTGGGCTTGATGAGAGCTCGACTACTTGGGGCCAGAAGTGCCGTATCCGAAGTCCTAACATTCCTGGATGCTCATGTGGAATGTACTGAAGGCTGGTTGGAAGCCCTCCTTGATCCGGTAGCTCGGAGTTGGACAACGATATCAATACCAACCGTCGATTGGATCGATGAGAAGGATATGCGTCTGCGGTCGGAGCAAGCACCGAAATTCTACGGGGCATACGATTGGGATCTGAACTTCGGTTGGTGGGGAAGAGCTACTCGGAAGGTTCAACCGGAGAATACTTTCGAGCCATTCGATGTTCCTGCTATGTCTGGTGGGTTGTTTTCCATAACGAGAAGCTTCTTTGAGCACGTCGGTTGGTACGATGAAGGTTTTGAGATTTATGGGATAGAAAATATTGAGCTTTCAATGAAGAGTTGGATGTGCGGAGGAAAGATGGTAACGGTTCCATGCTCGAGAGTAGCTCATATCGCCAAAGCCGGTCATCCTTATATGATGCAATCGCCGAAAGATTACGTGAGAGCGAATTCCCTCCGATTGGCCGAAGTATGGATGGACGAGTATAAGCAGGTGATCTTCGACATCTATGGAATCCCAAAGTATCCGGTTGATGACGCTGGAGAAGTATGCTTGAGGAAAGAAATTCGGAAGAAGGCCaattgcaaatctttcaaatactaCGTTCAAACAGCTTTTCCGGAAATGCACTCGCCTGCTGTCAAAGGGTGGTTTCGAGGAGAG ATGAAAAACAAAGCCCTGGGTGACAACATGTGCCTGCACTACAATAAGGAGGAAAACTTCCTGGGCATGCGGGTGTGTGACCATCAAGAGCGCAATCAATATTGGACACACAGCTACTATCGGGACATTAACAGTCGAAAGAATTGTCTGGATTATCTGGGCTTTGGGAACGGGATCCAAGTCTTTGGATGCCATCGGCAGCGAGGGAACCAGGGTTGGGAAAATGTCAACGGCACGGGGCAGTTCCGAAACATAAAACACAACAAGTGTTTAGGGTTGGATGTGAGCGCCAATAATACACTGATGGCCGAGGATTGTGATGCGAAAAAAGATTCTCAAATGTGGTTGGTGAAAGAGATCACCATGGATGTGTCTATATTTTCTCCGTAG
- the LOC129743857 gene encoding alpha-amylase 4N-like, producing MWIFYRFIICSLFHKAVGQFDPYFADGRTGIVHLVEWRYEDIDSECTNYLGPNGFGAVQISPVNEVRVMEPRSWQERYQPVSYRMVGRSGTEQQLRKMISNCNDAGVRVFVEVVLNNMADGSGRIMGTGGSYAIPDSLDYPGVPFTSTDFNYGCSIVEDDDIHEIRTCQLRGLPDLNQSLARVRQRIVDFLNQLIAMGVAGFYIDSAKYMWPHDLMTIYSKLGNLSVSAGFEAGSRPFIYQDVEDLSPDGIRKREYTPYGMVSEYRFTYDMADIMFKRKPFHKMVFIGTKLGYVPREKSIVFLDTPSLQRFSEQEDDPKVVSFKHRKLYTMALVFMMTHRYGMPRFMSSYKFKQFDEGPPVDTRGNIASIVLDEFGQCTGEWVCEHRWPIVRNIMKFRMDVAGEAVRSWVDNGQNQIAFCRGKVGFVAINAEISLSMKANLYTCLEPGVYCDLATGLSDNTECTGRAVKVGEDGRADIMISSKDDEPFLVLLANQKLP from the exons ATGTGGATCTTCTATAGGTTCATCATATGTTCGCTATTCCACAAAGCGGTGGGACAATTCGATCCCTACTTTGCTGACGGGAGGACCGGAATCGTACATCTGGTCGAGTGGCGATACGAGGACATCGACTCGGAATGTACCAACTATCTGGGCCCGAATGGGTTCGGTGCGGTTCAGATTTCTCCGGTCAACGAGGTTCGCGTCATGGAACCGCGATCGTGGCAGGAGCGTTATCAACCAGTTTCCTACAGAATGGTTGGACGATCTGGAACCGAACAGCAGCTGCGCAAGATGATATCCAACTGCAATGATGCCGGTGTTCGGGTGTTTGTCGAAGTGGTTCTGAACAACATGGCCGATGGAAGTGGTCGGATAATGGGTACCGGTGGATCGTACGCTATTCCGGATTCTTTGGACTATCCCGGAGTGCCGTTCACCAGTACCGACTTTAATTATGGTTGCTCGATCGTTGAGGATGATGATATTCATGAAATTCGTACCTGTCAATTGAGGGGACTGCCCGATTTAAACCAAAGTTTGGCCAGAGTACGTCAGCGAATAGTGGATTTTCTCAACCAGCTTATCGCTATGGGAGTAGCAGGGTTTTATATTGACTCAGCGAAATACATGTGGCCACATGATTTGATG acaATATACTCAAAACTGGGTAACCTCAGTGTGTCAGCCGGATTCGAGGCGGGCAGCCGGCCTTTCATCTACCAGGATGTGGAAGATTTGTCCCCCGATGGAATCCGGAAGCGTGAATACACCCCCTATGGAATGGTATCGGAGTACCGGTTCACCTACGATATGGCCGACATAATGTTCAAGAGGAAACCCTTCCACAAGATGGTCTTCATTGGCACAAAGCTGGGGTACGTTCCGCGGGAAAAGTCGATAGTATTTTTGGATACACCTTCGTTGCAAAGATTTTCCGAGCAAGAGGACGACCCGAAGGTGGTTTCATTCAAGCATCGCAAGCTCTACACAATGGCGCTGGTGTTCATGATGACCCATCGTTACGGGATGCCTCGTTTTATGAGTTCCTACAAGTTCAAACAATTTGACGAAGGACCTCCGGTGGACACACGTGGCAACATAGCTTCGATTGTTTTGGATGAATTTGGGCAGTGTACCGGTGAATGGGTTTGTGAACATCGATGGCCAATTGTTCGTAACATTATGAAGTTTAGAATGGACGTTGCTGGAGAAGCTGTTAGGAGTTGGGTTGATAATGGGCAGAATCAGATAGCTTTCTGTAGGGGGAAAGTTGGATTTGTGGCAATAAATGCAGAAATATCGCTCAGCATGAAGGCCAACCTTTACACGTGTCTTGAACCGGGAGTTTATTGTGATTTGGCCACGGGACTTTCCGACAATACCGAATGTACCGGGAGAGCCGTCAAAGTTGGTGAAGATGGAAGAGCCGATATTATGATTTCAAGTAAAGATGACGAGCCGTTTTTGGTGTTACTGGCGAATCAAAAACTACCCTGA